A single window of Methylacidimicrobium sp. AP8 DNA harbors:
- a CDS encoding WcaI family glycosyltransferase produces MRILFLGINYWPEETGIAVFNTGRCEYLAGRGHEVTMVTGLPYYPRWKVAEGYRGRGLVSEERNGVRILRAPLYVPERVDAKKRILHEASFVASATLRALGSGKPEVLWVASPPLALGLAARLLSRLWGAPYLFHVADLQPDAARDLGMLRPGLFLSLLYGIEKAAYTGAGRVGTLTEGMRRRILGKGLAPDKVLLLPDWADPSLFAIPLEGGGGAFREERGWQGRFLVVHSGNMGVKQGLEVVLAAARATVDDPGILYLLVGDGAARPALEERARALGLANLAFLPLLPREEFHRMLAAADLCLVTQKREVGDIVFPSKVMTLLAAGRPLVVSVSPGSEVARVAEEAGAGVRVPAEDGGALAEAVCEPPAGSRATAADGGGGPELCRGPLVAGGRSLPDGAGARGAGLPERSRIAPDPREGSGVRRA; encoded by the coding sequence ATGCGGATTCTTTTCCTGGGCATCAACTACTGGCCGGAGGAGACCGGGATCGCGGTCTTCAACACCGGCCGCTGCGAATATCTGGCGGGCCGGGGCCACGAGGTGACGATGGTCACGGGCCTCCCCTACTACCCCCGGTGGAAGGTGGCCGAAGGGTACCGGGGCAGGGGCTTGGTTTCCGAAGAGCGGAACGGAGTCCGCATCCTCCGCGCTCCCCTCTACGTGCCCGAGCGGGTCGACGCCAAGAAGCGGATCCTCCACGAGGCCAGCTTCGTCGCCTCGGCGACGCTGCGGGCCCTCGGCTCCGGGAAGCCGGAGGTCCTTTGGGTGGCCTCGCCCCCCTTGGCCCTGGGCCTGGCGGCGCGGCTCCTCTCCCGGCTTTGGGGAGCGCCTTATCTCTTCCACGTCGCCGACCTCCAGCCGGACGCCGCCCGCGATTTGGGGATGCTCCGGCCGGGGCTGTTCCTCTCCTTGCTCTACGGGATCGAGAAGGCGGCCTACACGGGGGCCGGAAGGGTAGGCACCCTGACCGAGGGGATGCGGCGGCGAATCCTCGGGAAAGGCTTGGCCCCGGATAAGGTTCTGCTCCTTCCCGATTGGGCCGATCCGAGCCTCTTTGCCATCCCCTTGGAGGGCGGGGGCGGCGCCTTCCGCGAGGAGAGAGGGTGGCAGGGTCGTTTCCTGGTCGTCCACTCGGGCAACATGGGAGTCAAACAGGGGCTGGAGGTCGTGCTCGCGGCCGCCCGGGCTACGGTGGACGATCCCGGAATTCTCTACCTGCTCGTCGGAGACGGGGCGGCGCGGCCGGCTCTCGAGGAGCGGGCGCGCGCGCTGGGGCTGGCGAATCTGGCGTTCTTGCCCCTCCTGCCGCGCGAGGAGTTCCATCGGATGCTGGCTGCGGCGGATCTCTGCCTGGTCACCCAGAAGCGCGAGGTGGGTGATATCGTCTTCCCCTCGAAGGTGATGACCCTTTTGGCGGCCGGCAGGCCGCTGGTCGTCTCGGTGAGCCCGGGGAGCGAGGTGGCGCGCGTGGCCGAGGAAGCGGGTGCGGGGGTGCGCGTCCCGGCGGAGGACGGCGGGGCGCTGGCCGAGGCGGTTTGCGAACCTCCGGCGGGATCCCGAGCGACGGCGGCGGATGGGGGCGGCGGGCCGGAGCTATGCCGAGGCCCGCTGGTCGCGGGAGGCCGCTCTCTTCCGGATGGAGCGGGCGCTCGCGGAGCTGGCCTCCCGGAAAGGAGCCGGATAGCGCCCGATCCCCGGGAAGGGTCCGGAGTTCGCCGGGCTTGA
- a CDS encoding class I SAM-dependent methyltransferase, which translates to MTTQFDLDTRELAESYDRLSDTQFRFGTLLVDRLGIRPGQRVLDVGCGTGRLAEHLAQRVGPSGEVLGIDPLPFRLEIARKRARPGLSFALGGSDDLPRFADRSWDAVCLNSVFHWIERKEEALREIRRILRPGGRLGIATGDKEQPNPFSAIIREAIASVMGGIPEGARISPFLLSAEELRALVLAAGFPFVEVESTLHSDFVDRVDDLLEFFQASSFGNFLALVPAERRAAVTGRIRRELEKLRTARGIERRFRRLLLVAERKD; encoded by the coding sequence ATGACGACCCAATTCGACTTGGATACGCGGGAGCTTGCCGAAAGCTACGATCGCTTGAGCGACACGCAGTTCCGCTTCGGGACGCTCTTGGTCGACCGCTTGGGGATCCGGCCGGGGCAACGGGTGCTCGACGTCGGTTGCGGCACGGGCCGGCTGGCGGAGCATCTGGCGCAGCGGGTCGGCCCTTCCGGAGAGGTCCTCGGGATCGACCCGCTCCCCTTTCGCCTCGAGATCGCCCGGAAGCGGGCCCGGCCGGGCCTCTCCTTCGCGCTCGGGGGGAGCGACGATCTCCCCCGCTTCGCCGACCGGTCGTGGGATGCCGTCTGCCTCAACAGCGTCTTCCACTGGATCGAACGGAAGGAGGAGGCGCTGCGGGAGATCCGCCGGATTCTCCGGCCGGGCGGGAGGCTCGGGATCGCGACCGGAGACAAGGAGCAGCCCAATCCCTTTTCTGCGATCATCCGGGAGGCGATCGCTTCGGTCATGGGCGGGATTCCGGAGGGCGCGCGGATCTCTCCCTTCCTGCTTTCGGCCGAGGAGCTGCGCGCGCTGGTCCTCGCGGCGGGCTTTCCGTTCGTCGAGGTGGAGTCTACCCTCCACAGCGACTTTGTGGATCGCGTGGACGATCTCCTCGAATTCTTTCAAGCGAGCAGCTTCGGAAACTTTTTGGCCCTAGTTCCCGCCGAGCGCCGGGCGGCAGTCACGGGAAGAATCCGCCGAGAGCTCGAAAAGCTCCGGACGGCACGAGGGATCGAGAGAAGATTCCGGCGGCTGCTGTTGGTCGCCGAGCGTAAGGACTAA
- a CDS encoding dihydrolipoyl dehydrogenase, translated as MAVEFNVDVMILGAGGGGYPAAFRLAAAGRSVVMADPIGNLGGDCLAEGCVPSKTVREASLARTWPDKYPLFGLRGSKPEADWRAVLAHKDRVQSLRYAQHRKQIEESPLVFHKGTGRIVDERTVEVAAEGGELYRYHAKHLILATGSRPHILPIPGAELAVTSHHFFRLGADLPFPRRLVAIGGGYIGLETASMLQNLGAEATVLEATGEILPGVDLAIARFLHQALARRLRILVHAKVTAIERGAAGDLVVRYEQAGEPKSIEADCVLMATGREPVLPEGCSLLGLPTQGKIEVDDRLRTKHAHIYAPGDVNGRSMLFHSAVYQSLVAADDILREGRGHQAMDFRSVPFTVFTEPEAAWVGLTEAEAEREGLETFGATYPYRSDTRAQIFDEDGFLKLLFERKTGRLIGAQIAGMDAAQLIAPLALAVRQGATAETLSYMAFPHPMLSEGINHAARAVGL; from the coding sequence ATGGCCGTGGAATTCAATGTCGATGTGATGATCCTCGGGGCGGGCGGAGGCGGATATCCGGCCGCCTTTCGTCTGGCCGCCGCCGGGCGGTCGGTCGTCATGGCCGACCCGATCGGGAATCTCGGCGGGGACTGCCTGGCGGAGGGCTGCGTCCCTTCCAAGACCGTCCGGGAGGCCTCCCTCGCCCGCACCTGGCCGGATAAGTATCCCCTCTTCGGCTTGCGGGGGTCGAAGCCGGAGGCCGACTGGCGCGCCGTCCTCGCGCACAAGGACCGGGTCCAATCGCTCCGGTACGCCCAACACCGCAAGCAGATCGAGGAATCGCCGCTGGTCTTCCACAAAGGGACCGGCCGCATCGTCGACGAGCGGACGGTGGAGGTAGCCGCCGAGGGCGGGGAGCTCTACCGCTACCATGCCAAGCACCTGATTCTGGCCACGGGCTCCCGGCCCCATATCCTTCCGATCCCGGGCGCGGAGCTCGCCGTCACCTCCCACCATTTTTTCCGGCTCGGCGCCGATCTCCCCTTTCCGCGCCGGCTGGTGGCGATCGGCGGAGGCTACATCGGCCTGGAAACCGCCTCCATGCTGCAGAACCTCGGCGCCGAAGCCACCGTCCTGGAGGCCACGGGGGAAATCCTCCCCGGGGTCGACCTCGCGATCGCCCGTTTCCTCCACCAGGCCCTCGCCCGGCGGCTCCGCATCCTGGTCCACGCCAAGGTGACGGCGATCGAGCGGGGGGCGGCCGGCGATCTTGTCGTCCGGTACGAGCAGGCGGGGGAGCCGAAGTCGATCGAGGCCGACTGCGTCCTGATGGCGACGGGGCGCGAGCCGGTCCTCCCCGAAGGGTGCTCCCTCCTCGGCCTTCCGACCCAGGGGAAGATCGAGGTCGACGACCGGCTCCGCACCAAGCACGCGCACATCTATGCCCCGGGCGACGTCAACGGCCGGAGCATGCTCTTCCACTCCGCGGTCTACCAGAGCCTGGTCGCGGCCGACGACATCCTCCGCGAGGGGCGCGGCCATCAGGCGATGGACTTCCGGTCGGTCCCCTTCACCGTCTTCACCGAACCCGAGGCCGCCTGGGTCGGGCTCACCGAGGCCGAAGCCGAGCGGGAGGGCCTGGAGACCTTCGGGGCGACCTATCCGTACCGGTCGGATACGCGGGCCCAGATCTTCGACGAGGACGGCTTCCTCAAGCTGCTCTTCGAAAGGAAGACCGGCCGGCTGATCGGCGCGCAGATTGCGGGGATGGACGCCGCGCAGCTGATTGCACCCCTGGCCCTTGCGGTCCGGCAGGGAGCGACCGCGGAAACCCTCAGCTACATGGCGTTCCCGCACCCGATGCTCAGCGAAGGGATCAACCACGCCGCCCGGGCCGTCGGTTTGTGA
- a CDS encoding class I SAM-dependent methyltransferase: MVWDSPRLAREYERKSGAQYEMGIRLVALLGISPGSSVLDLGCGTGELASAVARIVGPRGKVLGMDPSPYRIALAERRARKGLAFAVGGSEDLRSLPSRSFDVVYLNYVLHWIDDRRRTLREIHRILKPGGKLGISFEDTSRPSEIDAIIERSAKEALGTLPSGLFLATAPLGRAQLEEMLREAGFRLLRIQAVQSEDCARTPAELLAFWRASSAGRFLSGVSREERRRIEARISERLAALAGSEIRITSETFLLVAERE; encoded by the coding sequence GTGGTCTGGGATTCCCCCCGCCTCGCGCGGGAGTACGAACGGAAGAGCGGGGCGCAATACGAAATGGGCATCCGGCTCGTCGCCCTCCTGGGGATTTCCCCGGGCAGCTCCGTTCTCGACCTGGGCTGCGGCACGGGGGAACTCGCCTCCGCCGTCGCCCGGATCGTCGGGCCCCGGGGCAAGGTCCTCGGCATGGATCCTTCCCCCTACCGGATCGCCCTCGCCGAGCGGCGGGCGCGGAAGGGCCTCGCCTTCGCCGTGGGCGGCTCCGAGGATCTCCGCTCCTTGCCTTCTCGATCGTTCGATGTCGTCTACCTCAATTACGTCTTGCACTGGATCGACGACCGGCGCCGGACGCTCCGAGAGATCCACCGGATCCTCAAGCCCGGGGGCAAGCTCGGGATCAGCTTCGAGGACACCAGCCGGCCCTCGGAGATCGATGCGATCATCGAGCGGTCGGCCAAGGAGGCCCTGGGCACGCTTCCTTCCGGCCTCTTCCTGGCCACGGCTCCTTTAGGCCGCGCGCAGCTCGAGGAAATGCTGCGGGAGGCCGGCTTCCGGCTCCTTCGGATCCAGGCCGTCCAATCGGAAGATTGCGCCCGGACGCCCGCGGAGCTGCTCGCCTTTTGGCGGGCGAGCAGCGCAGGGAGGTTCCTCTCGGGCGTCTCCCGGGAGGAGCGCCGGCGGATCGAAGCCCGGATCTCCGAGCGGCTGGCGGCCTTGGCCGGCTCCGAGATCCGCATCACGAGCGAAACGTTTCTCCTCGTGGCCGAGCGAGAGTAA
- a CDS encoding TonB-dependent receptor plug domain-containing protein, with protein sequence MVRKYSAACWACLSLLASVGFAEARDSASDLSSSPPYAEPTRLPEVTVSAVQEQPPAPAREATSVYGPDLSIMDTPRDVLPVSREELDTVMAQQVNDLVAFSPSVNPTEATGNVVSEPVVRGLPATAFRNGMLVGFSSGGNWGPLLNINADDSLDVVTGPVSIVFGPQEFAGGYVNEVTKQPFFDRFRGDAYYSLGMYDTNLWNIDIGGPVGKDKKLAYRFDYFGQEGYAPYNYYDGSYLDRECAYLALSWKPTEEVQVDWNGEIDRNSFLPYAGVNRPTQALIDSGLYQSGPWIGYYTPPATAAQPFGRFHPGRGTPPPGSGYAVAWGPEVPIGGRANLFDTSLDSSRQLYAVSQAIATIRLNERLTLVNNTLFEYFQANAAQPVPDPTWVVLPYGVDLADRLEIRWEPEQKSSWFSQSVDGGLAFRFLSDEEYSGSWHPTSNQADMSKPITASDASLPVPYSLAISPAYDNPFLTDIPIPGYPGEYYNVDNFASTRCNFQEISPFLQDILHFGEKATLFLGARLDAYFVDARPRPAPPPCSSAPPMTPPRRAPSCRS encoded by the coding sequence ATGGTTCGAAAATACAGCGCCGCCTGCTGGGCCTGCCTCAGCCTCCTGGCCTCCGTGGGCTTCGCGGAAGCTCGGGACTCCGCGTCCGACCTGAGCTCCTCTCCGCCCTATGCCGAACCGACCCGGCTTCCCGAGGTGACGGTCAGCGCCGTCCAGGAACAACCCCCCGCTCCCGCCCGGGAAGCGACCTCGGTCTACGGGCCCGACCTCTCCATTATGGATACTCCCCGCGACGTTCTCCCGGTCTCCCGGGAGGAGCTCGATACCGTGATGGCCCAGCAGGTCAATGACCTGGTCGCCTTCAGCCCCTCGGTCAACCCCACCGAGGCGACGGGAAACGTCGTGAGCGAGCCCGTGGTCCGCGGGCTCCCCGCGACAGCCTTCCGGAACGGGATGCTCGTCGGCTTCTCCAGCGGAGGGAACTGGGGACCGCTCCTCAACATCAACGCCGACGATTCGCTCGACGTCGTCACGGGGCCGGTGAGCATCGTCTTCGGCCCCCAGGAGTTCGCCGGAGGGTATGTCAATGAGGTGACCAAGCAGCCGTTTTTCGACCGCTTCCGGGGCGACGCTTACTACAGCTTGGGGATGTACGACACCAACCTATGGAACATCGATATCGGCGGCCCCGTCGGGAAGGACAAAAAGCTCGCCTACCGCTTCGACTACTTCGGCCAGGAAGGCTATGCGCCTTACAACTATTACGATGGTTCCTACTTGGACCGGGAGTGCGCCTACCTCGCCCTTTCCTGGAAGCCGACCGAGGAGGTTCAGGTCGACTGGAACGGAGAGATCGACCGGAATTCCTTTCTCCCCTACGCCGGGGTCAATCGACCGACCCAGGCCCTGATCGACAGCGGCCTCTACCAGAGCGGACCCTGGATCGGCTACTACACCCCTCCGGCGACCGCGGCGCAGCCCTTCGGCCGGTTTCATCCCGGCCGGGGGACTCCCCCTCCGGGCTCCGGATATGCTGTCGCCTGGGGACCCGAGGTTCCGATCGGCGGCCGCGCCAACCTTTTCGACACCTCGCTCGACTCCTCGCGTCAGCTCTACGCCGTGAGCCAGGCAATCGCCACGATCCGGCTCAATGAGCGGTTGACCCTCGTGAACAACACGCTTTTTGAGTATTTCCAAGCGAACGCCGCCCAGCCGGTCCCCGACCCGACCTGGGTCGTCCTGCCCTACGGGGTCGATCTGGCCGACCGGCTCGAAATCCGCTGGGAACCCGAACAAAAGAGTTCCTGGTTCTCGCAAAGCGTGGACGGCGGCCTCGCCTTCCGCTTTCTGAGCGACGAGGAGTATTCGGGAAGCTGGCACCCGACGAGCAACCAGGCCGACATGAGCAAGCCGATCACGGCAAGCGACGCCTCGCTCCCCGTTCCTTACTCCCTGGCGATCAGTCCCGCCTACGACAACCCGTTCCTCACCGACATCCCGATTCCGGGCTATCCGGGAGAATATTACAACGTCGACAACTTCGCCTCGACCCGGTGCAACTTCCAGGAGATCTCGCCCTTCCTCCAGGACATCCTCCATTTCGGAGAAAAGGCGACTCTCTTCCTCGGAGCCCGGCTTGACGCCTACTTCGTCGACGCCCGCCCCCGTCCGGCACCCCCGCCCTGCTCATCGGCCCCGCCTATGACGCCACCGCGACGAGCGCCCTCCTGCCGCAGCTGA
- a CDS encoding NAD-dependent epimerase/dehydratase family protein: MPDALVCGAGGFIGSHLVRRLKREGYWVRGVDLKFPEFSPTEADDFVQGDLRDQDFCRLVVDRGFDEVYQLAADMGGAGFVFTGEHDADILHNSATINLNMLDACRRRRVKRIFYSSSACIYPAYNQEDPENPLCAEESAYPAAPDSEYGWEKLFSERLYLSFARNYGMEVRVARYHNIFGPEGTWKGGEKAPAALCRKIAEVPDGGEIEVWGDGRQTRSFLYIDECVEATRRLMRSDFPGPVNVGSEEMIRINDLARLIARVAGKSISIRNIPGPLGVRGRNSDNRLIREKLGWAPSEPLEKGIARTYAWISEQVARDRERKKSAR, from the coding sequence ATGCCGGATGCGCTGGTTTGCGGAGCGGGAGGGTTCATCGGGAGCCACTTGGTTCGGAGGCTCAAGAGAGAGGGCTATTGGGTCCGGGGGGTCGATCTCAAGTTCCCCGAGTTCTCCCCGACCGAGGCCGATGATTTCGTGCAGGGGGATCTGCGGGACCAGGATTTCTGCCGGCTCGTGGTCGACCGGGGGTTCGACGAGGTCTACCAGCTTGCGGCCGACATGGGGGGGGCGGGATTTGTGTTCACCGGCGAGCACGACGCCGACATCCTCCACAATTCGGCGACCATCAACCTGAACATGCTCGACGCCTGCCGGAGGAGGCGGGTCAAGCGGATCTTCTACTCCTCCTCGGCCTGCATCTATCCGGCCTACAACCAGGAAGACCCCGAGAATCCCCTCTGCGCCGAGGAGAGCGCCTACCCCGCCGCGCCCGACAGCGAGTACGGCTGGGAAAAGCTCTTCAGCGAGCGCCTCTACCTCTCCTTCGCCCGGAACTACGGGATGGAGGTGCGGGTGGCGCGCTACCACAACATCTTCGGGCCGGAGGGGACCTGGAAGGGGGGGGAGAAGGCTCCGGCCGCCCTCTGCCGGAAGATCGCGGAGGTCCCCGACGGGGGGGAGATCGAGGTTTGGGGGGACGGCCGGCAGACCCGCTCCTTCCTCTACATCGACGAATGCGTGGAGGCCACCCGCCGGCTGATGCGGTCGGATTTCCCCGGACCGGTCAACGTCGGCTCCGAGGAGATGATCCGGATCAACGACTTGGCCCGGCTGATCGCCCGGGTGGCCGGCAAGAGCATTTCGATCCGGAATATTCCCGGCCCCTTGGGAGTCCGGGGAAGGAACTCGGACAACCGGCTGATCCGGGAAAAGCTCGGCTGGGCGCCCTCGGAGCCGTTGGAAAAGGGGATCGCGCGCACCTACGCCTGGATCTCCGAGCAGGTGGCGCGGGATCGGGAAAGGAAAAAGTCCGCCCGGTAG
- the ftsH gene encoding ATP-dependent zinc metalloprotease FtsH codes for MMRIPPSAGKPLPPRKDGPDKKQPESFLGAPWQILIQVLVALLLVWLWQESLQRATVTTIPYSTFLDKLAKKEILECTITPDEILGKMAVPGTAKPGERAKPAPKTALFRTVRVEDPNLVAELQSAGTVYASVRPSLLSQLIFSWILPIGIFFLIWVGLSRWMTRGTGYSLLNIGKSRARLVAEEGTGVTFADVAGCEEAKVELQEVVDFLRSPGRYRALGAKIPKGVLLIGPPGTGKTLLARAVAGEAHVPFFSLSGSEFVEMFVGVGASRVRDLFAQAKGRAPCIIFIDEIDAIGRQRGMRIAMGHDEQEQTLNQLLVEMDGFDPNEGIILLAATNRPDILDRALLRPGRFDRHVVVDLPDAQGREAILAVHARGKPLAPTVNLSEIAHATSGFSGADLANVMNEAALLAARRKAQQIEQSDLLEALEKVVAGPERRSLRLAEAEKRRVAYHEVGHALVAAFTPGADPVRKVSIIPRGRGALGYTLQLPPAQQYLMTRTQLLAKIRCAMGGRAAEEVVYGEVSTGAENDLEVATTLARQMVCLYGMSESVGLAHLIPSRPGMPEMPGVNGRVEYSGETARLVDQEVRRLLETAYREAKAILQEERPTLEAVTAELLRKETLDAAEFFAFLPDSAKKSLTTPP; via the coding sequence ATGATGAGGATCCCCCCCTCGGCGGGAAAGCCGCTTCCTCCCCGCAAGGACGGCCCGGATAAGAAGCAGCCGGAGAGCTTCTTGGGCGCTCCCTGGCAGATTCTCATCCAAGTCTTGGTCGCCCTCCTGCTCGTCTGGCTCTGGCAGGAGAGCCTCCAGCGGGCGACGGTCACGACGATTCCCTACAGCACCTTCCTCGACAAGCTCGCCAAGAAGGAAATCCTCGAGTGCACCATCACCCCCGACGAGATCCTCGGAAAGATGGCCGTTCCCGGCACGGCGAAGCCGGGAGAAAGGGCCAAGCCTGCGCCGAAGACGGCCCTCTTCCGGACGGTCCGGGTTGAGGATCCCAACCTGGTCGCCGAGCTGCAGAGCGCCGGCACCGTCTATGCCAGCGTCCGGCCGAGCCTCCTCTCGCAGCTGATCTTTTCCTGGATCCTTCCCATCGGCATCTTTTTCTTGATCTGGGTGGGCCTGAGCCGCTGGATGACGCGCGGAACGGGCTACTCCCTCCTTAACATAGGCAAGAGCCGCGCCCGGCTCGTCGCCGAGGAGGGCACCGGCGTCACCTTCGCCGATGTCGCCGGATGCGAGGAAGCGAAGGTCGAGCTGCAAGAAGTCGTCGATTTCCTCCGGAGCCCCGGCCGGTACCGGGCGCTCGGCGCCAAGATCCCCAAGGGGGTACTGCTCATCGGCCCTCCGGGCACCGGCAAAACCCTTCTGGCCCGCGCGGTCGCCGGAGAGGCGCACGTGCCCTTCTTTTCCCTCAGCGGGAGCGAGTTCGTCGAGATGTTCGTGGGCGTGGGCGCCTCCCGGGTGCGCGACCTCTTTGCGCAAGCGAAGGGGCGGGCACCCTGCATCATCTTCATCGACGAGATCGATGCGATCGGACGCCAGCGGGGGATGCGGATCGCCATGGGACACGACGAACAGGAGCAGACGCTCAACCAGCTTTTGGTGGAGATGGACGGCTTCGATCCGAACGAGGGGATCATCCTTCTGGCCGCCACCAACCGTCCCGACATCCTCGACCGGGCCCTCCTGCGCCCGGGGCGCTTCGACCGGCACGTCGTGGTCGATCTCCCGGACGCCCAGGGCCGGGAGGCGATCCTCGCGGTCCACGCCCGCGGAAAGCCCCTGGCGCCGACGGTGAACCTCTCCGAAATCGCGCATGCCACCTCCGGATTCTCGGGCGCCGATCTGGCCAACGTGATGAACGAGGCGGCCCTTCTGGCCGCCCGGCGGAAGGCGCAGCAAATCGAGCAGTCCGATCTTCTCGAGGCCTTGGAGAAGGTGGTCGCGGGCCCCGAACGCCGCAGCCTGCGCCTCGCGGAAGCCGAAAAGCGGCGGGTCGCCTACCATGAGGTCGGCCACGCCCTGGTGGCCGCCTTCACTCCGGGGGCGGATCCGGTCCGCAAGGTCAGCATTATCCCCCGCGGCCGAGGGGCCTTGGGCTACACCCTCCAGCTCCCTCCTGCCCAGCAGTACCTCATGACCCGCACCCAGCTGCTCGCCAAGATCCGGTGCGCCATGGGAGGGAGGGCGGCCGAAGAAGTGGTGTACGGGGAGGTGAGCACCGGCGCCGAAAACGACCTGGAGGTGGCGACCACCCTGGCGCGCCAAATGGTCTGCCTCTACGGCATGAGCGAGTCGGTCGGCTTGGCCCACCTGATTCCGAGCCGCCCCGGGATGCCGGAGATGCCGGGGGTCAACGGTCGCGTCGAATATAGCGGAGAGACCGCGCGGCTGGTCGACCAGGAAGTCCGGCGCCTGCTGGAGACCGCCTACCGGGAAGCCAAGGCGATTCTCCAAGAGGAGCGCCCGACGCTGGAGGCGGTGACCGCCGAGCTCCTTCGGAAGGAGACGCTGGACGCCGCGGAGTTCTTCGCCTTTCTGCCCGACTCTGCAAAGAAATCCTTAACCACTCCTCCATAG
- a CDS encoding PDZ domain-containing protein, with protein sequence MPLRCRMQRWRMRRPEKRPCLPGGAVRRAAAAMAAFFLSGWWTVSSVPAQETAPLKTVPPLSAAFPLVQRGPEVRVRYPLAVNERTVVPPEARLHRLYARPKDARDSDGEDRTGKAPRRLPMPLGGIRLGGLPMGITAGMRGTGRNGNGKGGAGGTEAWTSAAAFREALDRLDGSDLRLVFSLPAAAPQHPGKAAERGSTPGKDRRKGRRRVRDEPLALPLGLLLAERRGAPTVLAVEAGSAGQQAGLRAQDRIVSLDGKPCPRKLSAFLALYRRERAAGRTELTLAVARAGNPAPVSLTVPLPPVSKGSLLDGPER encoded by the coding sequence ATGCCTTTGAGGTGCCGGATGCAGCGATGGCGGATGCGGCGGCCGGAGAAGAGGCCCTGCTTGCCGGGCGGTGCCGTCCGCCGGGCGGCGGCCGCCATGGCGGCGTTCTTCCTTTCCGGCTGGTGGACCGTTTCCTCGGTTCCGGCCCAGGAAACCGCTCCGCTCAAAACCGTCCCTCCGCTCTCCGCCGCCTTTCCGCTCGTGCAACGGGGGCCCGAGGTCCGCGTGCGCTATCCCCTAGCCGTCAACGAACGGACCGTCGTTCCTCCCGAGGCCCGGCTGCACCGCCTGTATGCGAGACCGAAGGACGCCCGGGATTCCGACGGGGAAGACCGGACGGGGAAGGCGCCCCGGCGCCTGCCGATGCCGCTCGGGGGCATCCGGCTCGGGGGGCTGCCGATGGGCATCACCGCCGGGATGCGGGGAACGGGCCGGAACGGGAACGGAAAGGGCGGGGCCGGAGGGACCGAGGCCTGGACTTCCGCCGCAGCTTTCCGAGAGGCGTTGGACCGGCTGGACGGCTCCGATCTGCGGCTGGTCTTCTCCCTTCCCGCCGCGGCGCCGCAGCATCCGGGAAAGGCGGCGGAAAGGGGAAGCACGCCCGGCAAGGACCGGCGGAAGGGGAGGAGGCGGGTCCGCGACGAGCCGCTGGCGCTCCCGCTCGGCTTGCTCCTGGCTGAGCGCCGGGGGGCTCCGACCGTGCTCGCGGTCGAAGCCGGGAGCGCCGGGCAGCAGGCGGGTCTCCGGGCGCAGGATCGAATCGTTTCCCTGGACGGGAAGCCTTGCCCCCGGAAGCTCTCGGCCTTTTTGGCCCTCTATCGGCGGGAGAGGGCCGCCGGGAGAACGGAGCTGACCCTGGCCGTCGCGCGGGCGGGGAATCCCGCCCCGGTTTCCTTGACCGTGCCTCTGCCTCCCGTGTCAAAGGGGAGTCTCCTCGACGGGCCGGAGCGGTAG
- a CDS encoding dienelactone hydrolase family protein has product MQAPLLLFWGGRDQHVPPADARATADALRAAGKSFIEVSFSEAGHGFFCEDRGSYEPEAARMSWLLLLEFFGHRLR; this is encoded by the coding sequence GTGCAGGCGCCGCTTCTGCTTTTCTGGGGAGGGCGCGACCAGCACGTGCCGCCGGCGGATGCGCGCGCGACCGCCGACGCGCTTCGGGCGGCGGGGAAGAGCTTCATCGAGGTGAGCTTTTCGGAGGCGGGCCACGGATTCTTTTGCGAGGATCGGGGCAGCTACGAGCCCGAGGCGGCGCGGATGTCCTGGCTGCTCCTCCTGGAGTTTTTCGGCCATCGCCTCCGCTAG